A portion of the bacterium genome contains these proteins:
- a CDS encoding amidohydrolase family protein produces MAKYRGPLIDYHAHLKGEGEIDMSGIPQYPILHKLADALEPLLYRGVNLFARHGRSPRFHRLYREFTYLGFHELLRLLNKYRVDKFIESMDRNGIERAVVCVIEPFIGTIEVLDAIAPHRDRISVYCAVDPYEPRFLERLAFYVETGQVVGLKIHPPVAGPHPASTELMEMGAFAQAHALPVFIHAGTFPFPMHPHHDDVEALEPFIARYDGIPIVLGHIGWDQHEKVLRLGEKYPHIHVETSWQPPAIIREAIDRLGKHRVLMGSDFPLLSQEVALRNVLEAVTPEEGEWICHRNAERMIAHHAMHHPVHLTLPDPFLTEIEPFRDSGGVR; encoded by the coding sequence ATGGCCAAGTATCGCGGTCCACTGATCGATTATCACGCCCATCTCAAGGGGGAGGGCGAGATCGACATGAGTGGTATCCCCCAGTACCCCATCCTTCACAAGCTGGCGGATGCCCTGGAGCCCCTGCTCTACCGGGGGGTGAACCTCTTCGCCCGCCACGGCCGCAGCCCGCGCTTCCACCGCCTCTACCGGGAGTTCACCTACCTGGGCTTCCACGAGCTCTTGCGCCTGCTCAACAAGTACCGGGTGGACAAATTCATCGAGAGCATGGACCGCAACGGGATCGAGCGAGCCGTGGTCTGCGTGATCGAGCCGTTCATCGGCACCATCGAGGTGCTGGATGCGATCGCGCCCCACCGTGATCGCATCTCGGTCTACTGCGCGGTGGATCCCTACGAGCCCCGTTTTCTCGAACGCCTCGCCTTCTACGTGGAGACGGGCCAGGTCGTCGGCCTCAAAATCCACCCGCCGGTCGCAGGGCCACACCCGGCGAGCACCGAGCTGATGGAGATGGGCGCCTTCGCCCAGGCGCACGCCTTGCCGGTCTTCATCCACGCGGGCACCTTCCCCTTCCCGATGCACCCGCACCACGACGACGTGGAGGCCCTCGAGCCGTTCATCGCGCGTTACGACGGCATCCCGATCGTGCTGGGGCACATCGGCTGGGACCAGCACGAGAAGGTCCTGCGCCTCGGGGAGAAGTACCCCCACATCCACGTGGAAACCTCCTGGCAACCGCCTGCCATCATCCGAGAAGCGATCGATCGCCTCGGTAAGCACCGGGTGCTCATGGGGTCGGATTTTCCGCTGCTGTCGCAAGAGGTGGCGCTGCGCAACGTGCTCGAGGCCGTGACCCCCGAAGAGGGCGAGTGGATCTGCCATCGCAACGCCGAGCGCATGATCGCTCACCACGCCATGCATCACCCGGTTCACCTGACCCTGCCGGACCCGTTCTTGACGGAGATCGAGCCCTTCCGGGACAGCGGCGGCGTGCGCTGA
- a CDS encoding ABC-F family ATP-binding cassette domain-containing protein: protein MIAFNSVSKFQSKKFLFKDASFQINPGERVGLVGPNGAGKTTLFRMIMREESPDEGSITVPERFTIGYFSQNPAGVVEMSVLEAALAGCGEAHRLGALIEELSNKLSDPDLEDMDKVLEELGEAQSAFEALGGYDLEQRAQEILSGLGFSAEEQQRQVASFSGGWRMRIELAKVLLQNPDALVMDEPTNHLDVESIIWLEEFLDRFKGAIFMTSHDRDFMNRLVKKIVAVEYGGISVYSGNFDFYEAEAAQRLTNLEAAAKRQEKALEKEEEFIARFKARASHAAQVQSRVKMIEKMDRIEVPKELRAVDFQWPACPRSGEQVVSVSGVGKAYGDKTVLKNAGFEVKRLERVALLGVNGAGKSTLLKMIADQLTPDEGEVKLGASLLPAYFAQHQTEILDGNKTVYETVQEAAPTTSRSSIQNILGSLLFSGDDVEKKVSVLSGGEKTRLVLARIIANPVNFLILDEPTNHLDMRTREILLEALKTFEGTLVFVSHDRHFLRDIATKVILIDQGTTTEYLGGLSHFLEKNGNRFPGSQFGQTLRVG from the coding sequence ATGATCGCGTTCAATTCGGTTTCCAAGTTCCAGAGCAAGAAGTTCCTGTTCAAGGACGCCAGCTTCCAGATCAACCCCGGCGAGCGGGTGGGTCTGGTCGGCCCCAACGGCGCCGGCAAGACGACCCTCTTCCGCATGATCATGCGCGAAGAGAGCCCGGACGAGGGCTCGATCACCGTTCCCGAGCGCTTCACCATCGGCTACTTCTCCCAGAATCCCGCCGGGGTGGTCGAGATGAGCGTGCTCGAGGCGGCGCTCGCCGGCTGCGGCGAGGCCCATCGCCTCGGCGCCCTGATCGAGGAGCTCTCCAACAAGCTCTCCGACCCGGATCTCGAGGACATGGACAAGGTGCTCGAGGAGCTGGGTGAAGCCCAGAGCGCCTTCGAGGCCCTCGGCGGCTACGACCTGGAGCAGCGCGCCCAGGAGATCCTGAGCGGCCTCGGCTTTTCCGCCGAAGAGCAGCAGCGCCAGGTCGCGAGCTTCTCGGGCGGCTGGCGCATGCGTATCGAGCTCGCCAAGGTCCTCCTGCAGAACCCCGACGCCCTGGTGATGGACGAGCCTACCAACCACCTGGACGTGGAGTCGATCATCTGGCTCGAGGAGTTCCTTGATCGCTTCAAGGGCGCCATCTTCATGACCTCGCACGACCGCGACTTCATGAACCGCCTGGTCAAGAAGATCGTGGCGGTCGAGTACGGCGGCATCAGCGTCTACTCGGGCAACTTCGACTTCTACGAGGCCGAGGCCGCCCAGCGCCTCACCAACCTGGAGGCCGCCGCCAAGCGCCAGGAGAAGGCCCTCGAGAAGGAAGAGGAGTTCATCGCCCGCTTCAAGGCCCGCGCCTCGCACGCGGCCCAGGTGCAGAGCCGGGTCAAGATGATCGAGAAGATGGACCGCATCGAGGTGCCCAAGGAGCTGCGCGCCGTCGACTTCCAGTGGCCCGCTTGCCCCCGCAGCGGCGAGCAGGTCGTCTCGGTCTCGGGCGTCGGCAAGGCCTACGGCGACAAGACGGTGCTCAAGAACGCGGGCTTCGAGGTCAAGCGCCTGGAGCGCGTGGCGCTCCTCGGCGTCAACGGCGCCGGGAAGTCCACCCTGCTCAAGATGATCGCCGACCAGCTCACGCCCGACGAGGGCGAGGTGAAGCTGGGGGCGAGCCTCTTGCCCGCTTACTTCGCCCAGCACCAGACCGAGATCCTCGACGGCAACAAGACCGTTTATGAGACGGTCCAGGAGGCGGCGCCTACCACCTCGCGCTCGAGCATCCAGAACATCCTGGGCTCGCTGCTCTTCAGCGGCGACGACGTGGAGAAGAAGGTCTCGGTGCTCTCGGGCGGCGAGAAGACCCGCCTGGTGCTCGCCCGCATCATCGCGAATCCGGTCAACTTCCTCATCCTGGACGAGCCGACCAACCACCTCGACATGCGCACCCGCGAGATCCTGCTCGAGGCCCTCAAGACCTTCGAGGGGACCCTGGTCTTCGTCTCGCACGACCGCCACTTCCTGCGCGACATCGCCACCAAGGTCATCCTGATCGACCAGGGGACCACCACCGAATACCTGGGCGGCCTCTCGCACTTCCTCGAGAAGAACGGGAACCGCTTCCCGGGCTCGCAGTTCGGCCAGACCCTGCGAGTCGGCTAA
- a CDS encoding MFS transporter, translating to MVTNEQSVAGPAAEQQGFLHQVKSFGRPFWAANVMELIERWAYYGVRAVLSLYIVDAVANGGLEFTHVQKGSIYAAWAMVQSLLPLFTGGYADRYGYKGTVAFSILIKIVGYLLMATQHSYGGFFLGCMLLATGTAVFKPGVQGIIANANLGNKASVAWGIFYAMVNVGGFIGPWAAGYLRMMSWAHVFYANAALVALNFIILLMFKEPERPAFEGKRPSPVTEFVGILFSSVKNVFEPRLAAFLVLFSGYWLMFNQLFDLLPNFIDDWVDTSGTLAWLGKTLGNPTMLQNGLAGGQIQPEWMINIDAGAIVFLMVPIAALFSRMKPIHSIILGILVSTIGIVLSGSTMVGAYCMLGIFIFAIGEMMASPKKLEYLAAIAPKDKMGLYMGYANVPNAIGWGIGSSLGGHMYQTYADKTTLAKAYMADKLHMTPEAIAAIPKNQVMETLAAQLGQTPRQVTEMLFAMHHPEHIWLVFGAIGIASMVGLIAYNAVVTRLPKPATV from the coding sequence GTGGTCACCAACGAGCAGAGCGTCGCCGGGCCGGCGGCCGAGCAACAGGGCTTCCTCCACCAGGTCAAATCCTTCGGTCGCCCCTTCTGGGCCGCCAACGTCATGGAGCTCATCGAACGCTGGGCGTACTACGGCGTGCGCGCCGTGCTGTCGCTCTACATCGTGGATGCGGTCGCCAACGGCGGCCTCGAGTTCACCCACGTCCAGAAGGGCAGCATCTACGCCGCCTGGGCGATGGTCCAATCCCTGCTGCCGCTCTTCACCGGGGGCTACGCCGATCGCTACGGCTACAAGGGCACGGTGGCCTTCTCGATCCTCATCAAGATCGTGGGCTACCTCCTGATGGCGACCCAGCACAGCTACGGGGGCTTCTTCCTCGGCTGCATGCTGCTGGCGACCGGGACCGCGGTCTTCAAGCCCGGCGTCCAGGGCATCATCGCCAACGCCAACCTGGGCAACAAGGCCTCCGTCGCATGGGGCATCTTCTACGCCATGGTTAACGTGGGCGGCTTCATCGGGCCGTGGGCCGCGGGCTACCTGCGCATGATGAGCTGGGCGCACGTCTTCTATGCCAACGCCGCGCTGGTCGCGCTCAACTTCATCATCCTCTTGATGTTCAAGGAGCCCGAACGGCCGGCCTTCGAGGGCAAGCGCCCCTCGCCCGTCACCGAGTTCGTCGGCATCCTCTTCTCGTCGGTCAAGAACGTCTTCGAGCCCCGGCTTGCGGCCTTCCTGGTGCTGTTCTCGGGCTACTGGCTGATGTTCAACCAGCTCTTCGACCTGCTGCCCAACTTCATCGACGACTGGGTCGACACCTCGGGCACGCTCGCCTGGCTGGGCAAAACGCTTGGAAATCCGACCATGCTCCAGAACGGTCTGGCGGGCGGCCAGATCCAGCCCGAGTGGATGATCAACATCGACGCCGGGGCCATCGTCTTCCTGATGGTGCCGATCGCCGCCCTCTTCAGCCGCATGAAGCCCATCCACTCGATCATCCTGGGGATCCTGGTCTCGACCATCGGCATCGTGCTCTCGGGCTCGACCATGGTCGGCGCCTACTGCATGCTCGGCATCTTCATCTTCGCCATCGGCGAGATGATGGCGAGCCCCAAGAAGCTCGAGTACCTGGCGGCCATCGCCCCCAAGGACAAGATGGGCCTCTACATGGGCTACGCCAACGTCCCCAACGCCATCGGCTGGGGTATCGGCAGCTCGCTGGGCGGCCACATGTACCAGACCTACGCCGACAAGACCACCCTCGCCAAGGCCTACATGGCCGACAAGCTCCACATGACCCCCGAGGCGATCGCCGCCATCCCCAAGAACCAGGTGATGGAGACGCTCGCGGCCCAGCTCGGCCAGACCCCGCGTCAGGTCACCGAGATGCTCTTCGCCATGCACCACCCCGAGCACATCTGGCTCGTCTTCGGCGCCATCGGGATCGCCTCGATGGTGGGCCTCATCGCCTACAACGCTGTCGTCACCCGTCTGCCCAAGCCCGCGACCGTCTAG
- a CDS encoding PBP1A family penicillin-binding protein, translating into MKRHVLLGTLALSLILPTLPAWAGIGTEIYDTRGKLITVVRGKERRLYVRLADIPKVTRDAVLAIEDARFYEHNGVDLQGIARAIWTDIRRGGKVAGGSTITQQLVKNKYLSSEKTFQRKIDEARLALEMERKYSKDQILEMYLNEVYWGHGAYGIEAAAQTYFGHSARTLNLQESALLAALLKAPEHYSPYRDKKDGMARQRVVLDRMAEVGFITEVQAEKAKKAQLKMPGTPGNGYKASYFTSYLVGELIERYGADVVLRGDLKIQTTLDLATQEAAEKLVTQLVAKHGKRFRFDQAALVAINPHTGGILAMVGGADFRKSEYNRAVLAHRQPGSTFKPFVFLTAFAQGIPDTLIMNDTPVTYPGVNGKPWTPGNYHDAKEGTMTLRRALELSNNVITVKLLDRVGPQAAIETARKLGIKSPMQPTLSLGLGSYEVTPLELASAYGVFAANGVRNEPIAYWNVRDASGRYLETHRPAPQRVFEEEPVKLLNDVLRGVVTRGTGTTANAGRPIAGKTGTTNDSRDAWFVGYTPQMVVALWVGNDDNSKMARNATGGVVAAPTWGQFVKAALKNVPVTNFAPPTGLARDAAVATGSNATGSNAARALPNAVPTAAPMDAIDEPSPASTGSETRR; encoded by the coding sequence ATGAAACGCCACGTCCTCCTCGGAACCCTCGCGCTCTCACTGATCCTGCCCACGCTTCCGGCGTGGGCGGGCATCGGCACCGAGATCTACGACACGCGCGGCAAGCTCATCACGGTAGTGCGCGGCAAGGAGCGGCGCCTCTACGTGCGACTCGCCGACATCCCCAAGGTGACCCGCGACGCGGTGCTCGCCATCGAAGATGCGCGCTTCTACGAGCACAACGGGGTCGACCTCCAGGGCATCGCGCGCGCGATCTGGACCGACATCCGCCGCGGCGGCAAGGTCGCCGGCGGCAGCACCATCACCCAGCAGCTGGTCAAGAACAAGTACCTGAGCTCCGAGAAGACCTTCCAGCGCAAGATCGACGAGGCGCGCCTCGCCCTCGAGATGGAGCGGAAGTACTCCAAGGACCAGATCCTCGAGATGTACCTCAACGAGGTCTACTGGGGCCACGGGGCCTACGGCATCGAAGCCGCGGCCCAGACCTACTTCGGCCACTCGGCCCGGACCCTCAACCTGCAAGAGTCGGCCCTCTTGGCCGCCCTGCTCAAGGCCCCCGAGCACTACAGCCCCTACCGGGACAAGAAGGACGGCATGGCCCGCCAGCGGGTCGTGCTGGACCGCATGGCCGAGGTGGGCTTCATCACCGAGGTCCAGGCGGAGAAGGCCAAGAAGGCTCAGCTCAAGATGCCCGGAACGCCCGGCAACGGCTACAAAGCCTCCTACTTCACCTCGTACCTGGTCGGCGAGCTCATCGAGCGCTACGGTGCGGACGTGGTGCTCAGGGGTGACCTGAAGATCCAGACCACCCTGGACCTGGCCACCCAGGAGGCCGCCGAGAAGCTCGTCACGCAGCTGGTCGCCAAGCACGGCAAGCGCTTCCGCTTCGACCAGGCGGCGCTGGTTGCGATCAACCCCCACACCGGGGGCATCCTCGCCATGGTCGGCGGCGCGGACTTCCGCAAGAGCGAGTACAACCGCGCGGTGCTCGCTCACCGTCAGCCGGGCTCCACCTTCAAGCCCTTCGTCTTCCTGACGGCGTTCGCTCAGGGCATCCCCGACACCCTGATCATGAACGACACGCCCGTCACCTACCCCGGCGTCAACGGGAAACCCTGGACGCCCGGCAACTACCACGACGCCAAGGAAGGCACCATGACCCTGCGCCGGGCCCTGGAGCTCTCCAACAACGTCATCACCGTCAAGCTGCTGGATCGCGTCGGCCCCCAGGCCGCCATCGAGACTGCCCGCAAGCTCGGCATCAAGAGCCCCATGCAGCCGACCCTCTCCCTGGGCCTCGGCTCCTACGAGGTGACGCCGCTGGAGCTGGCCTCCGCCTACGGGGTGTTCGCCGCCAACGGCGTGCGCAACGAGCCGATCGCCTACTGGAACGTGCGGGACGCGAGCGGCCGCTACCTCGAAACCCATCGCCCCGCCCCGCAACGGGTCTTCGAAGAGGAGCCGGTCAAGCTGCTCAACGACGTGCTGCGCGGGGTCGTCACCCGCGGCACCGGCACCACCGCCAACGCAGGGCGGCCGATCGCCGGCAAGACCGGTACCACCAACGACTCGCGCGACGCGTGGTTCGTCGGCTACACCCCTCAGATGGTGGTGGCCCTGTGGGTGGGCAACGACGACAACAGCAAGATGGCTCGCAACGCCACCGGCGGCGTCGTCGCAGCCCCCACCTGGGGCCAGTTCGTCAAGGCGGCCCTCAAGAACGTGCCCGTCACGAACTTCGCGCCCCCCACGGGCCTGGCCCGCGACGCCGCCGTGGCTACCGGCTCGAACGCCACGGGCTCGAACGCCGCGCGCGCGCTGCCCAACGCCGTCCCGACGGCCGCCCCGATGGATGCCATCGACGAGCCGTCGCCGGCATCGACCGGCAGCGAGACGAGGCGCTAG
- a CDS encoding carbon-nitrogen hydrolase family protein, with translation MIQRPYLACAVHLTSTPDLEANLAQAEALVAKAAARGAELVGLPENFPQIGETQEEVARQVETTHPRAEAWLKDQARRHRIVLYGGILEPAPSGKVYNTLVVAGKDGEVLARYRKRHLFDVAFGGRNTFQESASVEPGDDAVVADLGELGRLGLSICYDLRFPEHYRALVDQGADLLTVPAAFLPMTGKDHWHALLRARAIENTCYLLAPAQGGQHNARRESYGHAVAIDPWGCVLADTGNRPGLAIAEIDPARLAEVRAQLPCLRHRRV, from the coding sequence ATGATCCAGCGCCCGTACCTCGCCTGTGCCGTTCACCTGACGAGCACCCCCGACCTGGAGGCGAACCTGGCCCAGGCCGAGGCCCTGGTCGCCAAGGCCGCCGCGCGCGGCGCGGAGCTCGTCGGGCTGCCCGAGAACTTCCCCCAGATCGGCGAGACCCAGGAAGAGGTCGCGCGCCAGGTCGAAACGACCCACCCGCGCGCCGAGGCCTGGCTCAAGGACCAGGCGCGTCGTCACCGGATCGTGCTGTACGGCGGGATCCTGGAGCCCGCGCCCTCGGGCAAGGTCTACAACACCCTGGTGGTGGCAGGCAAGGACGGCGAGGTGCTCGCTCGTTACCGCAAGCGCCACCTGTTCGACGTGGCCTTCGGAGGGCGCAACACCTTCCAGGAGTCGGCGAGCGTCGAGCCGGGCGATGACGCGGTGGTCGCGGACCTGGGCGAGCTCGGACGTCTGGGCCTCTCGATCTGCTACGACCTGCGCTTTCCCGAGCACTACCGGGCGCTGGTCGACCAAGGGGCCGACCTCTTGACGGTGCCCGCGGCCTTCTTGCCCATGACGGGCAAGGACCACTGGCATGCGCTCCTGCGCGCCCGGGCCATCGAGAACACCTGCTACCTGCTCGCCCCTGCTCAGGGGGGGCAGCACAACGCCCGGCGCGAGTCCTACGGACATGCCGTGGCGATCGATCCGTGGGGATGCGTGCTCGCGGACACCGGAAACCGGCCGGGTCTTGCGATCGCCGAGATCGATCCTGCGCGCCTGGCCGAGGTCCGGGCGCAACTTCCCTGTCTGCGCCATCGGCGCGTGTGA
- a CDS encoding alpha/beta hydrolase: MRRFGYRGTGTLRLDLPNPTDVQVLVEAPGVASHERLYMASNVNGWNPRNDRYALRRMPDGRFEIRQLLAPGSHFEFKITRGGWDRVEVAADGSDLPNHTHKVTGQIMRLEVKVADWQDHHPRAPKPRTTVGDVRSLGEFTIHTLNRRREVLVYLPPRYEFETDRRYPVMYMWDGQNLFDESTAFSGEWHVDEILEAMIPKGHLPPMIVVAIYNGQEHRLSEQSPWSAPHFDVVGEGDAFLDWVAYDLKHRIDRGFRTLTDPANTGVGGSSMGGLTSLYAGFKYSHVFGKVLAMSSALWFADKQIFPYVRSQPKPHGSRFYVDCGRFEGLRRSQLSFLRQNQEMAQLLRDKGFSDGHDLMFVEDPNGTHSEHDWARRLPQAMRFLWQ, encoded by the coding sequence GTGCGGAGATTCGGGTATCGGGGAACGGGGACACTTCGGCTGGACTTGCCGAACCCCACGGACGTGCAGGTGCTGGTCGAGGCGCCCGGTGTGGCGAGCCACGAGCGGCTCTACATGGCCTCGAACGTCAACGGCTGGAACCCCCGCAACGATCGCTACGCGCTGCGCCGGATGCCTGATGGTCGCTTCGAGATCCGCCAGCTGCTCGCGCCGGGCAGCCACTTCGAGTTCAAGATCACCCGCGGCGGCTGGGACCGCGTCGAGGTTGCCGCTGACGGCAGCGACCTGCCCAACCACACCCACAAGGTGACGGGCCAGATCATGCGGCTCGAGGTCAAGGTCGCCGACTGGCAGGACCACCACCCTCGCGCCCCCAAGCCCCGGACCACCGTGGGCGACGTGCGATCGCTGGGCGAGTTCACCATCCACACCCTCAACCGCCGCCGCGAGGTGCTGGTCTACCTGCCGCCGCGTTACGAGTTCGAGACCGACCGGCGCTATCCGGTCATGTACATGTGGGACGGCCAGAACCTCTTCGACGAGTCGACCGCCTTCTCGGGCGAGTGGCACGTGGACGAGATCCTCGAGGCGATGATCCCCAAGGGGCACCTGCCCCCCATGATCGTCGTGGCCATCTACAACGGCCAGGAACACCGCCTCAGCGAGCAATCGCCCTGGTCCGCGCCTCACTTCGACGTGGTCGGCGAGGGCGACGCCTTTTTGGACTGGGTGGCCTACGACCTCAAGCACCGCATCGACCGCGGCTTCAGGACCCTGACCGATCCGGCCAACACGGGGGTCGGCGGCTCCTCCATGGGCGGGCTGACCTCCCTGTACGCCGGCTTCAAGTACTCCCACGTCTTCGGCAAGGTCCTGGCCATGTCGAGCGCCCTGTGGTTCGCCGACAAGCAGATCTTCCCCTACGTGCGCAGCCAGCCCAAGCCCCACGGCAGTCGCTTCTACGTGGACTGCGGCCGCTTCGAGGGCCTTCGGCGCTCCCAGCTCAGCTTCCTGCGCCAGAACCAGGAGATGGCCCAGCTCCTGCGCGACAAGGGCTTCTCGGACGGACACGACCTGATGTTCGTCGAGGACCCCAACGGCACCCACAGCGAGCATGACTGGGCCCGCCGCCTGCCGCAGGCCATGCGCTTCCTCTGGCAATAG
- the dusB gene encoding tRNA dihydrouridine synthase DusB translates to MTGPAACRRPCASSGNRKRVPVLKIGSLQLESLAMLAPMAGVCDSPFKRVVRHFDTKSLLSTEIVNSDALLVGNREMLERIRLHPEESPAALQIAGHAPEPLARAAEIAQEAGADLIDINCGCPSPQLVKSGNGAALMKDPTRVAALYSAVRKVTRVPMTVKMRLGWDVDALTVFEIAKIAQECGADAVWIHGRTAVQQYSGTADWDLIGEVKRTLRIPVIGNGDIFTPEDAKERMARSGVDAVAMGRGAMGNPWIFRRVDHYLRTGELLTEPTLAERIATARLQCQYLIEEIGERRGVLECRKHVAWYTKGLPDTADLKRAVNASQSAQEVYDALARYLSAQPNPEALPDAANVGKLVDAKWQRYQ, encoded by the coding sequence ATGACTGGGCCCGCCGCCTGCCGCAGGCCATGCGCTTCCTCTGGCAATAGAAAACGGGTCCCGGTGCTCAAAATCGGCTCGCTCCAGCTCGAAAGCCTCGCGATGCTCGCGCCCATGGCGGGGGTCTGCGACAGCCCGTTCAAGCGGGTGGTCCGTCACTTCGACACCAAGAGCCTGCTTTCGACCGAGATCGTCAACAGCGACGCCCTCCTGGTGGGCAACCGCGAGATGCTCGAGCGCATCCGCCTGCACCCCGAGGAGAGCCCTGCGGCGCTCCAGATCGCAGGCCACGCCCCCGAGCCGCTCGCTCGCGCCGCCGAGATCGCCCAGGAAGCGGGCGCGGACCTGATCGACATCAACTGTGGCTGCCCTTCGCCCCAGCTGGTCAAGAGCGGGAACGGCGCGGCCCTCATGAAGGATCCGACCAGGGTCGCCGCCCTCTACTCGGCCGTCCGCAAGGTCACCCGGGTCCCCATGACCGTCAAGATGCGCCTGGGCTGGGACGTGGACGCGCTCACCGTGTTCGAGATCGCCAAGATCGCCCAGGAGTGCGGCGCGGACGCCGTCTGGATCCATGGCCGCACCGCCGTGCAGCAGTACTCGGGCACCGCCGACTGGGACCTGATCGGCGAGGTCAAGCGCACGCTGCGGATCCCGGTCATCGGCAACGGGGATATCTTCACCCCCGAGGACGCCAAGGAGCGCATGGCGCGCTCCGGCGTGGATGCGGTCGCCATGGGCCGCGGGGCCATGGGCAACCCCTGGATCTTCCGGCGGGTGGACCACTACCTGCGCACGGGCGAACTGCTGACCGAGCCCACCCTCGCTGAGCGTATCGCCACCGCCAGGCTCCAGTGCCAGTACCTGATCGAGGAGATCGGCGAGCGGCGCGGCGTGCTCGAATGCCGCAAGCACGTGGCCTGGTACACCAAGGGCCTGCCCGATACCGCCGACCTGAAGCGCGCGGTCAACGCCTCCCAGAGCGCCCAAGAGGTCTACGACGCCCTCGCGCGCTACCTCTCGGCGCAGCCTAACCCGGAAGCTCTGCCCGATGCGGCGAACGTGGGCAAACTCGTCGACGCGAAGTGGCAGCGGTATCAGTAG
- a CDS encoding 8-oxo-dGTP diphosphatase — protein MPYQPVLATLGYILSPDGRSALMIHRNARPDDHHYGKYNGLGGKLEPDESIVEGLARELHEEAGITIERPVLRGTISWPGFGKHGEAWFGFIFRIDAWSGTPHAANPEGSLEWVPIEQILSGTLNLWEGDRHFLKLVFDDDQRAFHGVMPYADGRPVSWSFQRA, from the coding sequence ATGCCCTACCAACCCGTCCTCGCCACCCTTGGCTACATCCTCTCCCCCGATGGCCGCTCGGCCCTCATGATTCACCGCAACGCCCGCCCCGACGACCACCACTACGGCAAGTACAACGGGCTGGGCGGCAAGCTCGAGCCCGACGAGTCGATCGTCGAGGGCCTTGCCCGCGAGCTACACGAGGAGGCCGGGATCACGATCGAGCGCCCGGTGCTGCGCGGCACCATCAGCTGGCCCGGCTTCGGCAAGCACGGCGAGGCCTGGTTCGGCTTCATCTTCCGGATCGACGCCTGGAGCGGCACCCCGCACGCCGCCAACCCGGAAGGCAGCCTCGAATGGGTGCCCATCGAGCAAATCCTGTCGGGGACGCTCAACCTATGGGAGGGCGATCGCCACTTCTTGAAGCTGGTCTTCGACGACGACCAGCGGGCCTTCCACGGGGTCATGCCCTACGCGGACGGGCGTCCCGTCTCCTGGAGCTTCCAGCGGGCCTAA
- a CDS encoding HU family DNA-binding protein — translation MNKEELVSAIAKEANLSKAVAEQALNATVTSITKALAAGDKVTLVGFGTFEVRDRAAREGRNPKTGETLKIDAKRVPAWSAGKAVKDAVESKK, via the coding sequence ATGAACAAAGAAGAACTCGTCAGCGCTATCGCCAAGGAAGCGAACCTGAGCAAGGCCGTCGCCGAGCAGGCCCTCAACGCCACCGTCACCTCGATCACCAAGGCGCTCGCCGCCGGTGACAAGGTCACCCTGGTTGGCTTCGGCACCTTCGAAGTGCGCGACCGCGCCGCTCGCGAGGGCCGCAACCCCAAGACCGGCGAGACCCTCAAGATCGACGCCAAGCGCGTTCCCGCCTGGTCGGCCGGCAAGGCCGTCAAGGACGCGGTCGAGAGCAAGAAGTAA
- a CDS encoding endonuclease, whose product MLKKTVLIALGLATVLVGCALPSGQQTVGGASGNKLRASGIPTGYYAKAETAQGKELLAALHAIVVPHKDLGYDQGRDVMFATVDDPDNDDVVVGVYDGTRRSGIYSRGTASDKDMNTEHTWPQSKGAVNAAKADLHHLFPADMEVNSRRGSYPFGEVLTPSYVTPEADERGQQSRLGVNANGATVWEPRASERGNVARALLYFYTCYGVKPSAITISVDNFRVELPVILKWHQQDPVDAAERSRNDAVYAVQQNRNPYVDRPEFVAKIGADWGL is encoded by the coding sequence ATGCTCAAGAAGACCGTCCTGATTGCCCTCGGGCTTGCGACCGTACTTGTCGGTTGCGCCCTTCCTTCCGGCCAGCAGACGGTCGGTGGCGCGAGCGGGAACAAGCTCCGCGCGAGCGGGATCCCCACCGGCTACTACGCCAAGGCCGAAACGGCCCAAGGCAAGGAGCTCCTGGCGGCGCTGCACGCCATCGTCGTCCCCCACAAGGATCTGGGCTATGACCAGGGCCGCGACGTCATGTTCGCCACGGTGGACGACCCGGACAACGACGACGTGGTCGTTGGCGTCTACGACGGCACGCGCCGCTCGGGCATCTACAGCCGCGGAACGGCCAGCGACAAGGACATGAACACCGAGCACACCTGGCCTCAGAGCAAGGGTGCCGTCAACGCCGCCAAGGCCGACCTGCACCACCTCTTCCCCGCCGACATGGAAGTCAATTCCCGCCGCGGCAGCTACCCCTTCGGCGAGGTCCTGACCCCCAGCTACGTCACGCCCGAGGCGGACGAGCGTGGTCAGCAGAGCCGCCTCGGCGTCAACGCCAACGGCGCCACCGTCTGGGAGCCCCGCGCCAGCGAGCGTGGCAACGTGGCCCGCGCCCTGCTCTACTTCTACACCTGCTACGGCGTGAAACCCTCGGCCATCACCATCTCGGTCGATAACTTCCGCGTCGAGCTGCCCGTCATCCTCAAGTGGCACCAGCAGGACCCGGTCGATGCCGCCGAGCGCTCGCGCAACGATGCGGTCTATGCAGTCCAGCAGAACCGCAACCCCTACGTCGATCGCCCCGAGTTTGTGGCCAAGATCGGCGCCGATTGGGGGCTTTGA